From a single Adhaeribacter swui genomic region:
- a CDS encoding DMT family transporter codes for MRNVLPGVLFAMLWASASVATKVGVAHAHPLLLANIRFLIAGGLMLAFCYGWQRGKNAFPRGAEWRQLLLFSLLNTTIYLGAFVLALKEVSAGIGSLSTATNPLFITLLSAAWLRRPVKWGEGLGIMLGLAGVGLATYPLLENSFATTRGLLILLAGMVSVSAATVYYAQVKWQLATLVINGWQVLLGGLCLLPFTLYFTDYTHTHFDVAFWEAVFWLIVPVSIISLQLWFYLVKQDAVRASLWLFLCPIFGFGYSYTLLHEPITWHTFAGTALVIMGLYLAQRKKFKKSRIE; via the coding sequence ATGCGAAACGTATTACCCGGGGTGCTATTTGCCATGTTGTGGGCTTCGGCCTCGGTTGCTACTAAAGTAGGGGTGGCTCACGCGCATCCGTTATTATTAGCCAATATTCGTTTTTTAATTGCTGGCGGCCTGATGCTGGCATTTTGTTATGGCTGGCAGCGGGGTAAGAATGCTTTCCCGCGAGGTGCGGAATGGCGGCAGCTGCTGCTTTTTTCTTTATTAAACACTACTATTTATCTGGGCGCTTTTGTGCTGGCTTTAAAAGAAGTTTCGGCGGGCATTGGTAGCCTTTCTACGGCCACTAATCCGTTATTTATTACTTTGCTTTCGGCAGCCTGGCTGCGCCGACCGGTAAAATGGGGCGAAGGGCTAGGCATTATGCTGGGCTTAGCTGGCGTTGGCCTGGCTACTTATCCTTTACTGGAAAACAGTTTTGCTACTACCCGGGGCTTACTTATTTTACTTGCCGGCATGGTGTCGGTGTCGGCGGCTACGGTGTATTACGCGCAGGTAAAATGGCAACTGGCTACCCTGGTGATTAATGGCTGGCAGGTTTTACTGGGCGGTTTGTGTTTGCTGCCGTTTACCTTGTATTTTACGGATTACACCCATACCCACTTTGATGTTGCTTTTTGGGAAGCAGTTTTCTGGCTGATCGTGCCCGTATCTATAATTTCGTTGCAATTGTGGTTTTACCTGGTAAAGCAAGATGCGGTGCGGGCTTCGTTGTGGTTGTTTCTGTGCCCGATTTTTGGTTTTGGCTACTCGTATACCTTGTTGCACGAGCCAATTACATGGCATACTTTTGCTGGTACCGCGCTGGTGATTATGGGGTTGTATTTGGCGCAACGCAAAAAATTTAAAAAATCACGAATTGAATAA
- a CDS encoding 3-keto-disaccharide hydrolase: MAYKSFFKIALFFVVLAVTCQAQAQKKLFNGKNLDGWQVHGTEKWYVENGNLVCESGPDKQYGYLATDQKFKDFELTVEFKQEADGNSGVFFHSSLDGTKISGWQAEVAPPGKSTGGIYESYGRGWLIKPDPEKDKALKMGEWNKMKIRVVGNQVTTWVNGTQMIELTDEQIGSRDGVIALQIHDGGGIKVRWRNIAVKELKKS; the protein is encoded by the coding sequence ATGGCTTACAAATCTTTTTTTAAAATTGCTTTATTCTTTGTAGTACTGGCTGTTACGTGCCAGGCACAAGCGCAAAAAAAACTTTTTAATGGCAAAAACCTGGATGGCTGGCAAGTGCACGGCACCGAAAAATGGTACGTAGAAAACGGCAATTTAGTCTGCGAAAGCGGCCCCGATAAACAATACGGTTATTTAGCCACCGACCAAAAATTTAAAGATTTTGAATTGACGGTAGAATTTAAGCAAGAAGCCGACGGCAACAGCGGCGTTTTCTTTCATTCGTCGCTGGATGGTACCAAAATTTCTGGCTGGCAAGCCGAGGTAGCTCCTCCGGGCAAAAGCACCGGTGGTATCTACGAATCTTATGGCCGGGGCTGGCTCATTAAACCTGATCCGGAAAAAGATAAAGCCTTAAAAATGGGCGAGTGGAACAAAATGAAAATCCGGGTAGTGGGTAACCAAGTAACCACCTGGGTAAACGGCACTCAAATGATTGAATTAACCGATGAGCAAATTGGCAGCCGCGATGGCGTAATTGCCTTGCAAATCCACGATGGCGGTGGCATTAAAGTACGCTGGAGAAACATCGCCGTAAAAGAGTTGAAGAAAAGCTAA
- a CDS encoding LuxR C-terminal-related transcriptional regulator, which yields MLVTESNLLTRRGIATLLAAQHGVEVIGEAENISELTSWIKNLQPQVVTVDGNFLQEFGAPEMETLQQLAPQTYLLAITTNSEKYMVVNALKVGVTSYILKDCDEQELLQAVRTTAQGKRFICSKVLEVILADTGSVETVPDNLNLSSREIEVIRLIAEGKSTAEIAETLFLSPHTINSHRKNILRKLQIKSPVELIIKAMDLGIVKIS from the coding sequence GTGCTGGTTACCGAAAGTAATTTGCTTACCCGCCGGGGCATTGCTACTTTATTGGCCGCCCAGCACGGCGTAGAAGTAATAGGCGAAGCAGAAAATATTTCTGAATTAACCTCCTGGATTAAAAATTTACAACCCCAGGTAGTTACCGTAGATGGTAACTTCTTGCAGGAGTTCGGGGCGCCGGAAATGGAAACGCTGCAGCAACTCGCCCCACAAACGTACCTGCTGGCCATTACCACCAACTCGGAAAAATACATGGTGGTAAATGCCCTGAAAGTGGGGGTTACCAGTTATATTTTAAAAGATTGTGACGAGCAGGAGTTGCTGCAAGCCGTACGGACCACAGCCCAGGGTAAACGGTTTATTTGCAGCAAAGTATTAGAAGTAATCCTGGCCGATACTGGTTCCGTGGAAACGGTGCCGGATAATTTAAATTTAAGTTCCCGAGAAATAGAAGTAATCCGGTTAATTGCCGAAGGAAAATCTACCGCTGAAATTGCCGAAACTCTTTTTTTGAGTCCGCATACCATTAACTCACACCGCAAAAACATTTTGCGTAAACTCCAGATAAAATCACCGGTTGAATTAATTATAAAAGCTATGGACTTGGGAATTGTTAAAATAAGCTAA